In Diaphorobacter ruginosibacter, the genomic stretch CTTGGGCCGCGCCCCACGATGAAAAAAGCCCCTCGCGGAGGGGCAGTGATCAGGCTTCGACCGTGAAATCCAGCGTGTAGTTCTGCGGGCCGCGCTGTGCGATCTTGAGCGCGCCGAGCCTGTTGCCCAGTTCCGCGCACTTGGCAAGCGTCCAGTTGCGCTCCAGGCCGAACAGCAGCGCGCCGCGCCATGCATCGCCGCAGCCCGTGGGATCGACCACTTCGCGGGCCTTGACCGGCGCGACATGCTGCTTCTCGCCCTTCTCCCAGACCTCACAGCCTTCGCCGCCCAGTGTGATCACCAGGCCGCGCACGCGTTGCGAGATCTCGGCGGCGCTCCAGCCGGTGCGCTCGCAGAGCATCTTGCCTTCATAGTCGTTGACCGTGACCCAGTCGGCGAGTTCGATGAAGTGACGCAGCTCCTCGCCATTGAACATCGGCAGGCCCTGACCCGGGTCGAACACGAACGGGATGCCCGCGGCCACGAACTGCTCTGCATGCTGCAGCATCGCATCGCGGCCATCGGGGGCGATGATGCCTACGGCGGCGCCCAAGTCCGCCGTGATCTTGTTCACATGCGCCTGCATCATCGCGCCGGGGTGGAAGGCGGTGATCTGGTTGTTGTCGCGGTCGGTCATGATCATGGCCTGCGCGGTGTAGGTGTCGTCCACCTGCGCGATATGGCGCGCATCGATGCCCAGGACACCCAGGCGCTCGACATAGTCCGCACCGTCCCGGCCCAGTGCCGCCATCGGCAGCGGATCGCCGCCGAGCAGCTTGTGTGCATAGGCAATGTTGCCGGCGCAGCCACCGAAGTCGCGGCGCAGGCTGGGCACGAGAAAGGAGACATTCATGATGTGCAACTGCTCGGGCAGGATCTGCTCGGCAAAGCGCCCCTCGAAAGTCATGATGGTGTCGTAAGCCAGGGAGCCACAGATCAGAACGGCCATAGTTTTGCTAATTGCCCAGTGATGGTGAAGAGAAGAAGAAAAAAGAAAAGGAGTGAGTGGCCTTTGCCCGCCGGTCAGGGATAGAACGCCAGCAGGCGATAGCCCGTGACGCGGTCCGCCACTTCCGGCACGCGCAGGCTGATCACGCCATTCCAGTCACCGCGTGCGGCCAGCTCGGCCGGAGCACCGGAATCATCGCGCTGAATCACCCTGCGCAGCACCGGCTGGTCGTTGGCGTCGGTCAGCGTGAGCTCCAGCGCCGGCATTTCCAGCGACAGGTCGGAACTGTTCTTGAGCGCAACCTGCAGGCGGAACGCATCGGTGTCGTCTTTCACCTTGGTGAAGGTCGAGCTGTCGATGGCAATCGAGGCAATCTGCCTCGGCGCGCTGACCACGCAGTTCAGCGGCCTGCACATCCGCTCGAGCAGGGGACGGGCCTGTGGATACATGGCCGCCACGCGATCGCGCTCGGCCAAGACATACTGCGCCAGCAGCACCACCACCATCAGGCAGGCCAAAAGCCACAGCGCGATGCGCACAGCCGGGCGGTTCCAGAATGCCTTGCGGCGAGCAGCACGCATGAAGCCGACCTCGTCATCGCCCTCGCTTGCCTCCACTACGGACGCGGCAATGGTGGCTTGCGGCGCGGGCTGCGGTTCGGCGGAAGCAGCCGTTGCCTCGCTCTCCAGCGCGGGTTCGGCCTTCCTCTCGGGTTCGGCACCGCGGTCCACCCTCAATGCCGGTTCATCGAACGGCAGCGGAAAGCGCGATGCCTCGAAAGTGAGTTCGGGGACGCTCCCGGAGGCTTGGTCCTCGTGCTCCCAGGCCTCAGCCTCGTGCAAGGCAGCCGAGGTGGCGGGAGCCGTCGCGGACTCGACAACGGATGCCACGAGGGGCTCGGGAATCGACGGCTCGGGAGCCGGAGGCTCAGCCGCGGCGGGCTCGGCCACGGGTGCAGGTGCCGGATGGAACGTGCTGGAATCTCGGAAGGCGGGCTCTTCGCGCTGCAGCGGGTCGGCACCGATCGAAGAAGGAGCGACGGGTGCTGGCACGGGAGCAGAAGCCACGACGGCCGGTGCACCGGCCGGCACCGAGCGTTCCTGATCGGGCCGCCAGCCGGGAGGAACCACGTTGGCCTCGCGGCGCAAACCGTAGGTGATGTTCTGCGTCATGCTGTCAGGCAGACGCGTGGTCACGGTGGTGGCAGCCGCAGCGACGGGGGCAGCGAAATAGCCCGCCCAAGGTTGCGGCGCAGGTGGCGGCGGTGCAAGAGGCGATTCGGCAGGCGCGGCGGACACTGCGGATGCGGCGTTTTCGCCCGCATCGTTCGCCGGAGGCGAGAACGCGTCAGGCGGTCCTGCAACGCCATCGCGGGCGCTGCCCCAGACGTTCGGACGACTGGGCACCTGCTCGTGGCCCTCTTGCAAGGCAGGCGCCGAAACAAGAGGAGAAGGAGGAGGGGCCACAGGAACTGCCGCAGTCTCAATGGCAGCAGATGCGGAAGGCGCAGGCGAAGATGTCGAGGCCTGAGCCAGCGCAGGTGCAGCAGGGGCCTGCGGCACCGGCAGGGGTTGCGGTGGCTTCACCGCTTCGCCCGCAGGCGAGCGGGGCACGACCAGATGCGCGGAGGCATCGAAGATTTCCTTGCAGCGGCCACAACGCACCCATCCCCCTGAGATTCTCAGTTGGTCGGCGACAACTCTGAAACTTGTCTTGCAGGCTGGGCAGCGCGTTATCTGGCTCATCGGCTTTGCATTGTAGGGGCAGCGTCAGGCAGGCACCATCGGCGCTGCCTGCAAGCAAAGGCAACAGCCACGGCCCCGCGCGACGCGTCAGCGACGCGCCGTCATCAAGATCCAGCCGTCCTCGCGATCGCTGACCCCGAGCTTCAGCCAGGGCGCGTAGGCTTCCTTGAGCTCGTCTTCCTGGCGCTCCAGGATGCCCGCCATCACGAGCGCACCGCCTTCCGCGACATGCGCGCACAACAGGGGTGCGAGCACCTTCAGCGGCGTGGCCAGAATGTTGGCCAGCACCAGGTCGTAGCGGCCCTCGGCCTTGTCGGGCAGTCCGGCCTTGAGCGTGACGTTGTTGGCCGAGGCATTGGCGATGGTGGAGTCGACCGCCGCCTGGTCGATATCGACCGCATCGATGTCTTTCGCGCCGAACTTCGCCGCACCGATCGCGAGGATGCCCGAGCCGCAGCCGTAGTCCAGCACGCGGCCGAGCACGCCTGCCTCTTGTCCGTGCCGTGCGATCCAGCGCAGGCACATCCGCGTGGTGGGATGCGTGCCCGTGCCGAAGGCCAGTCCCGGGTCGAGACGGATGCAGTGCTTCGCGGCGGCTGGTGGCTCATGCCACGACGGCACGATCCAGAAATCCTCGGTGATGTCGACGGGCGCAAACTGCGACTGCGTGATGCGCACCCAGTCCTGGTCCTGCACCTCCGTCAGTGCAACGATGCTGCAGCCTTCGAAGAAGTCCTGCACCTGCAGGATCTGCTGCGCCTCCTCGCCCTGCTCGCGCGTCTGGAACAGCGCCACGACGCGGCTGCGGTTCCAGCCGCCCTTGGGTGCGGGCATGCCGGGCTCGCCGAACAGCGCCTGTTCGGCATCGGTCTGCGCATCCGCGTCTTCGACCGAAACGCTCAGGGCATCCAGTGCCTCGAGCGCTTCGCTCAGATCCTCGACGCGCTCTTCGGGGGACAACAAGGACAGCTCATACATGATGCGGCTCCCAATCTTTCAAGCAAAACATGCCGGCATCCGGGATGGATGCCAGCATGTCGATTTCAACAGAACCCGCGCACCAGGGCGCAGGCCGGCCGGAACAGGAGGTGCATCAGCGCTTGCGCTGAGCGAGCCACTCTTCCAGGTAGTGGATGTTGGTGCCGCCGGCATTGAACTTGGCGTCCACCATCAGGTCGCGATGCAGCGGCACGTTGGTGTTGATGCCCTCGACCACGGTCTCGAGCAGCGCGGTGCGCATGCGCGCGATCGCTTCCTCGCGGGTATCGCCGTGCACGATGAGCTTGCCGATCATCGAGTCGTAGTTCGGCGGCACGAAGTAGTTCGTGTAGACATGCGAATCCACGCGCACGCCGGGGCCGCCCGGTGCATGCCACATCGAGATACGGCCCGGCGACGGGGTGAACTTGTAGGGATCTTCCGCGTTGATGCGGCATTCGATGGCATGGCCGCGAATCTCGATCTGGCGCTGCGTGAACGGCAGCTTCTCGCCGGCGGCGACCATGATCTGCGTCTTCACGATGTCCACGCCGGTGATCCACTCGGTCACCGGATGCTCCACCTGCACGCGGGTGTTCATCTCGATGAAGTAGAACTCGCCGTTCTCGTACAGGAACTCGAACGTGCCCGCGCCGCGGTAGCCGATCTTCTTGCAGGCAGCCACGCAGCGCTCGCCGATCTTCTCGATCAGCTTGCGCGGAATGCCCGGCGCCGGCGCTTCCTCGATCACCTTCTGGTGGCGGCGCTGCATCGAGCAGTCGCGCTCGCCCAGATACACGGCGTTCTTGAACTTGTCGGCGATGACCTGGATTTCAATGTGGCGCGGGTTCTGGAGGAACTTCTCCATGTACACGGCCGGATTGCCGAATGCGGTGCCCGCCTCGGCCTTGGTCATCTGCACGGCGTTGACCAGCGCGGCCTCGGTGTGCACCACACGCATGCCGCGGCCACCGCCGCCGCCTGCGGCCTTGATGATCACGGGATAGCCGACCGAGCGCGCAATGCGGCGGATCGCCACCGGATCATCGGGCAGTTCGCCGTCCGAGCCCGGGACGCAGGGCACGCCCGCGCGGATCATCGCCTGCTTGGCCGACACCTTGTCGCCCATGATGCGGATGGATTCTGGCGTGGGGCCGATGAACTGGAAACCGCTCTTCTCCACACGCTCGGCAAAGTCGGCGTTCTCGGAGAGGAAGCCATAGCCTGGATGGATGGCTTCTGCGTCCGTCACTTCCGCAGCGGAAATGATGGCCGGCATATTCAGGTAGGAAAGCGCGGACGGCGCGGGGCCGATGCAGACCGCTTCCTCTGCGAGCTTGACGTACTTGGCATCGCGATCGGCCTCGGAGTAGACCATCACCGCCTTGACGCCCAGCTCGCGGCACGCGCGCTGAATTCGCAGGGCGATTTCACCGCGGTTGGCAACTAGGATTTTCTTGAACATGCGTGTCGCTTCACTCGATCACGAACAGGGACTGACCGTACTCGACCGCCTGACCGTTCTCGGCCAGCACGCGGGTCACCGTGCCGGACTTGTCGGCCTCGATCTCGTTGAGGATCTTCATCGCCTCGATGATGCACAGCGTGTCGCCTTCCTTGACCTGGGCGCCGATCTCGACGAACGGCTTGGCTCCAGGGCTGGCCGAGCGGTAGAACGTGCCGACCATCGGCGACTTGACGGAATGTCCCGCAGGCGCTGCAGCTGCAGGCGCTGCAGCTTCGGCTGCCGGGGCAGCAGCCGCGACGGCAGGCGCTGCCGCCATGGGCTGGGCCATCATCGGCGCAGCAACCACCTGCTGCACCACGGCACCACCGCCTTTGACAATGCGCACTTTGCCCTCGGCTTCGGTGATCTCGAGTTCAGAGACGTTCGACTCGGACACCAGGTCGATGAGGGTTTTAAGTTTTCGCAAATCCATGGGAGCTCCAACGGCTAGAAACAGAATGGGGCGCAAATTTACCCCAATTTCAGCCTATTGCATCGAACTAAGCGCAAATATCTGCAACTCCAGCAGGGAATGAGGGGCTTCTCAGACCTGCAAAGTCCATTGCAGCATGTCTTGTTCGTTCAATTGTCCCATTTTACGCTGCAAGATGTTCCCATCTTTACCGAACAGAACAGAAAACGGCAGCCCCCCCGCGTCGTTTCCGAGTGCGCGGCCCAGATCCGTTCCCGCCAATCCAGCCAGCGCAATGGGGAAATCAAGTGGCGTACGGTCCAGGAACTTTCGTACGGCTGCCGGTTGATCGATGGCCAATCCCAACACTTGAAAGCCCTTGCCGGCATGTTCGGTAAAGAATCGGTTGAGCAGCGGCAGTTCCTCGACACAGGGCGGGCACCACGTGGCCCAGAAGTTCAGCAGCAGCGGGCGGCCATGGAATTTGCGCATCGTCAGGGTAGCGCCATCCAATGTCTCCATCGACGCATTCCAGAACGATGCGGCCACTCCATCCTCCACGGCATGCGGCTGCAGCCTCCACCACGCCAGGCCGGCTCCCGCAGCGGCGGCGGCCACACCGGCACCCGTCATCAGCCAGCGGCGGCGCGACACGGACGAATCGCCGGCAACGGTGGACGGGGTAGCAGCGGCTTCTGGTTCGGCGGGAGTGGACATGTGAGGGGTCTCGGAAAATTCGGAAAGTGCAGTCGGGGTATCGAGGATGGTTGCGCTCTCAGGCATCGGGCCGCGCCAGCAGCGCACGCACGGCCTCCAGGTCGCCGCGCGGCAGCCTGCCGCGCGCGTCCGGCTTGAGCGCACCACGCAGGTCGTCGAGGTCATAGACCATCAGGTGCACGCCGATGTGCTCTGCGAGCTCCGGCGAGAGACTGCTCACGCTCAGCGCGTCCACCAGCTCCCCGCGAAAGCCCGTCACGGACCGGGGCTCGTATTCCACGTGATGATCGATCAGGCAGATCTCTGCCGATTTGGGGTCATCGCAGAACATCTGTATATATACGTCGGACAGCCGGGTGGCCGTGCCATGCCAGACCGCCCCTGCCAGATAGGGGCGAAAGTCGCGCATGCGCTCCATCCAGACCAGGGCCAGCTGGCGCAATGCGCGCAGTTCGGTGGGCTGGGTGTCCGCGCAGAACAGGCCGATGTACTCACGCACGGCATCTTCCACCAGATCGTTGTCCGGCAGCTGCGTGCGGTGCGGCAGTCCCAGTTGCTTGACCGCACGGCGCTTGGCAGGCCCCCACTCCAGGCCCTCTTCGACCACAAGGCGTGCGGCGGCATTCGCAATTTCGGTGGCAAGAGCGTCATTCATGGCGGCAATCCTGTTCTCGGCATGGGTTCGCCCCGCCTCTTCCAATGGCCTGGCGGCACAGGGCGGGAGAACGGCAGACCAGCAGACATTGTCGCTCCAATGCCAATACCTGAAAGTTTGCGTGACATCCTGCAACCGCCCACCTCGGCAAATAACACCATTGGCTACATATTCAGGAGCGCAATACCCCCACAAACGGGCCTCTTCCCGCGCTTCGACCGGCGTGCTTTCGATCCACTCGTAGAATCGTCGCCATGCACATACACATTCTGGGGATTTGCGGCACCTTCATGGGTGGCGTGGCTGCGTTGGCCCGGGAAGCCGGACACCGCGTGACGGGTTGCGATGCGGGCGTCTACCCGCCGATGAGCGATCAGCTGCGGGCCCTGGGGATTGATCTGATCGAAGGCTACGCGGCCGACCAACTGGCGCTCAAGCCCGACGTGTTCGTGATCGGCAATGTGGTGAGCCGCGCCCGCCTGCCGGACGGCACCCCGAAGTTTCCGCTCATGGAGGCCATCCTCGATGCCGGCGCCCCCTATATCAGCGGGCCGCAGTGGCTGTCCGAGAACGTGCTGCAGGGCCGTCATGTGCTGGCCGTCGCGGGAACCCATGGCAAGACCACGACCACGTCGATGCTCGCCTGGATCCTTGAGCATGCTGGCCGCAAACCCGGCTTCCTGGTCGGCGGCGTGCCGCTGAATTTCGGCGTGTCCGCGCGCCTCGGCTCGCCTGCCGCCTCGGCGTATGGAGCGGCAAGACAGGGCGAGGCTCCGCTCTTCGTGATCGAGGCCGACGAGTACGACACCGCCTTCTTCGACAAGCGAAGCAAGTTCGTGCACTACCGCCCCCGCACGGCGGTGCTGAACAACCTTGAATTCGATCACGCCGATATCTTCGACGATCTCGCCGCAATCGAGCGCCAGTTCCACCACCTCGTGCGCACCGTGCCCGCAAGCGGCCGGGTGGTCGTGAATGCCCTGGAAGAAAGCCTGACCCGCGTGCTGCATGCAGGCTGCTGGAGCGAAGTGACGACATTCGGCGACGCGATCAGCGATTTTGGCGCGAGCGGCGAACCCGGCGACTTCGACGTGTTGCGCCGTGGCCAGGCCGTCGCCCACGTGAAGTGGGACCTGAGCGGCGTGCACAACCAGCTCAATGCCCTGGCCGCGATGGCTGCCGCGGAACACGTCGGCGTCTCCCCGGCCCAGGCGGCCGAGGCGTTGTCCCTGTTCCAAAACGTCAAGCGCCGCATGGAACTGCGCGGAACGGTACGCAACATCGCCGTGTATGACGATTTCGCGCACCACCCGACCGCGCTGCGCACCACGCTCGACGGCCTGCGCCGCGTGGTCGGCAAGGACGCACGCATCCTCGCCGCATTCGAGCCGCGCAGCAACACCATGAAGCTCGGCACGATGAAGTCGCAGCTGCCCTGGGCGCTCGAGTCCGCAGACCAGGTGTTCTGCCACACCGCCGGACTTGACTGGAATGCCTCCGAGGCGCTGGCCCCGATGGGCGCGCGCGCCCATGTGGCGGGAGACATCGACACACTGGTAACCCAGCTGATGGCCGAGGCCCGGCCCGGCGACCACATCGTCTGCATGAGCAACGGCAGCTTCGGCGGCATCCACGCCAAGCTGCTGACCGCACTGGCACAGCCCTGACGCGACAGGCGCGAACGCGCCTCCCCCACCTTTCATCCCATAAAAAAACGGTGCCCAGGGCACCGTTTTTTGTTCAGCGAGAGCGGGCTCAGAATGTCACGGCCATCGAGGGAATGTCGATGCGCACCGCATCGCGGCCCAGGGCGGCCTTGGCCGCGCGCGCGAACTGCATGGACCAGCCGGCGTCCTCCAGCAGGCGCGGGCCTGCGCTGGCGGCCACCACCAGC encodes the following:
- a CDS encoding carbohydrate kinase family protein — translated: MAVLICGSLAYDTIMTFEGRFAEQILPEQLHIMNVSFLVPSLRRDFGGCAGNIAYAHKLLGGDPLPMAALGRDGADYVERLGVLGIDARHIAQVDDTYTAQAMIMTDRDNNQITAFHPGAMMQAHVNKITADLGAAVGIIAPDGRDAMLQHAEQFVAAGIPFVFDPGQGLPMFNGEELRHFIELADWVTVNDYEGKMLCERTGWSAAEISQRVRGLVITLGGEGCEVWEKGEKQHVAPVKAREVVDPTGCGDAWRGALLFGLERNWTLAKCAELGNRLGALKIAQRGPQNYTLDFTVEA
- the accB gene encoding acetyl-CoA carboxylase biotin carboxyl carrier protein, producing the protein MDLRKLKTLIDLVSESNVSELEITEAEGKVRIVKGGGAVVQQVVAAPMMAQPMAAAPAVAAAAPAAEAAAPAAAAPAGHSVKSPMVGTFYRSASPGAKPFVEIGAQVKEGDTLCIIEAMKILNEIEADKSGTVTRVLAENGQAVEYGQSLFVIE
- a CDS encoding TlpA disulfide reductase family protein — protein: MSTPAEPEAAATPSTVAGDSSVSRRRWLMTGAGVAAAAAGAGLAWWRLQPHAVEDGVAASFWNASMETLDGATLTMRKFHGRPLLLNFWATWCPPCVEELPLLNRFFTEHAGKGFQVLGLAIDQPAAVRKFLDRTPLDFPIALAGLAGTDLGRALGNDAGGLPFSVLFGKDGNILQRKMGQLNEQDMLQWTLQV
- the prmA gene encoding 50S ribosomal protein L11 methyltransferase, with the translated sequence MYELSLLSPEERVEDLSEALEALDALSVSVEDADAQTDAEQALFGEPGMPAPKGGWNRSRVVALFQTREQGEEAQQILQVQDFFEGCSIVALTEVQDQDWVRITQSQFAPVDITEDFWIVPSWHEPPAAAKHCIRLDPGLAFGTGTHPTTRMCLRWIARHGQEAGVLGRVLDYGCGSGILAIGAAKFGAKDIDAVDIDQAAVDSTIANASANNVTLKAGLPDKAEGRYDLVLANILATPLKVLAPLLCAHVAEGGALVMAGILERQEDELKEAYAPWLKLGVSDREDGWILMTARR
- a CDS encoding DUF3426 domain-containing protein gives rise to the protein MQEGHEQVPSRPNVWGSARDGVAGPPDAFSPPANDAGENAASAVSAAPAESPLAPPPPAPQPWAGYFAAPVAAAATTVTTRLPDSMTQNITYGLRREANVVPPGWRPDQERSVPAGAPAVVASAPVPAPVAPSSIGADPLQREEPAFRDSSTFHPAPAPVAEPAAAEPPAPEPSIPEPLVASVVESATAPATSAALHEAEAWEHEDQASGSVPELTFEASRFPLPFDEPALRVDRGAEPERKAEPALESEATAASAEPQPAPQATIAASVVEASEGDDEVGFMRAARRKAFWNRPAVRIALWLLACLMVVVLLAQYVLAERDRVAAMYPQARPLLERMCRPLNCVVSAPRQIASIAIDSSTFTKVKDDTDAFRLQVALKNSSDLSLEMPALELTLTDANDQPVLRRVIQRDDSGAPAELAARGDWNGVISLRVPEVADRVTGYRLLAFYP
- the mpl gene encoding UDP-N-acetylmuramate:L-alanyl-gamma-D-glutamyl-meso-diaminopimelate ligase is translated as MHIHILGICGTFMGGVAALAREAGHRVTGCDAGVYPPMSDQLRALGIDLIEGYAADQLALKPDVFVIGNVVSRARLPDGTPKFPLMEAILDAGAPYISGPQWLSENVLQGRHVLAVAGTHGKTTTTSMLAWILEHAGRKPGFLVGGVPLNFGVSARLGSPAASAYGAARQGEAPLFVIEADEYDTAFFDKRSKFVHYRPRTAVLNNLEFDHADIFDDLAAIERQFHHLVRTVPASGRVVVNALEESLTRVLHAGCWSEVTTFGDAISDFGASGEPGDFDVLRRGQAVAHVKWDLSGVHNQLNALAAMAAAEHVGVSPAQAAEALSLFQNVKRRMELRGTVRNIAVYDDFAHHPTALRTTLDGLRRVVGKDARILAAFEPRSNTMKLGTMKSQLPWALESADQVFCHTAGLDWNASEALAPMGARAHVAGDIDTLVTQLMAEARPGDHIVCMSNGSFGGIHAKLLTALAQP
- the accC gene encoding acetyl-CoA carboxylase biotin carboxylase subunit — encoded protein: MFKKILVANRGEIALRIQRACRELGVKAVMVYSEADRDAKYVKLAEEAVCIGPAPSALSYLNMPAIISAAEVTDAEAIHPGYGFLSENADFAERVEKSGFQFIGPTPESIRIMGDKVSAKQAMIRAGVPCVPGSDGELPDDPVAIRRIARSVGYPVIIKAAGGGGGRGMRVVHTEAALVNAVQMTKAEAGTAFGNPAVYMEKFLQNPRHIEIQVIADKFKNAVYLGERDCSMQRRHQKVIEEAPAPGIPRKLIEKIGERCVAACKKIGYRGAGTFEFLYENGEFYFIEMNTRVQVEHPVTEWITGVDIVKTQIMVAAGEKLPFTQRQIEIRGHAIECRINAEDPYKFTPSPGRISMWHAPGGPGVRVDSHVYTNYFVPPNYDSMIGKLIVHGDTREEAIARMRTALLETVVEGINTNVPLHRDLMVDAKFNAGGTNIHYLEEWLAQRKR